The Bacteroidota bacterium genome includes a window with the following:
- the nusG gene encoding transcription termination/antitermination protein NusG produces the protein MATLKNKIPKWYVLRTFSGHEKKVKAYLEKEIERIGLTGKLSEIMIPTETVFEMRQGKKRTREKTFFPGYILIQAILDNELQHVIAGVPSVVGFLTTGDQPTPLRPDEMNRILGKVDEAREMGEQPEIPFKAGDAIKVVDGPFNNFTGFVEEVYPDKMKVKVMVSIFGRKTPLELDYLQVEHEE, from the coding sequence ATGGCCACTCTGAAAAATAAAATTCCCAAGTGGTACGTGTTACGGACTTTTTCCGGGCACGAGAAAAAGGTGAAAGCCTACCTGGAGAAAGAGATAGAGCGTATTGGCCTGACAGGTAAGCTTTCAGAGATTATGATTCCCACTGAGACCGTATTTGAAATGCGGCAGGGCAAGAAACGTACGCGTGAGAAAACGTTTTTCCCTGGTTACATTCTGATTCAGGCAATTCTAGACAATGAACTTCAGCATGTGATCGCAGGTGTGCCGTCTGTTGTTGGTTTTCTGACGACAGGAGACCAGCCAACGCCGTTGCGTCCGGACGAAATGAACCGGATTCTTGGCAAGGTCGACGAGGCACGGGAAATGGGCGAGCAGCCGGAAATTCCTTTCAAGGCTGGCGATGCCATCAAAGTTGTTGATGGGCCATTTAACAACTTCACCGGGTTTGTTGAGGAGGTTTATCCTGACAAAATGAAGGTGAAGGTCATGGTATCCATCTTCGGACGAAAAACACCACTCGAGCTCGACTATTTACAGGTCGAACACGAAGAGTAA